Proteins from a single region of Felis catus isolate Fca126 chromosome B4, F.catus_Fca126_mat1.0, whole genome shotgun sequence:
- the PLEKHA5 gene encoding pleckstrin homology domain-containing family A member 5 isoform X23: protein MAADLNLEWICSLPRSWTYGITRGGRVFFINEEAKSTTWLHPVTGEAVVTGHRRQSTDLPTGWEEAYTFEGARYYIKW from the exons ATGGCGGCGGATCTGAACCTGGAGTGGATCTGCTCCCTGCCCCGGTCCTGGACTTACGGGATCACCAGGGGCGGCCGAGTCTTCTTCATCAA CGAGGAGGCGAAGAGCACCACCTGGCTGCACCCCGTCACCGGCGAGGCCGTGGTCACCGGACACCGGCGGCAGAGCACAG ATTTGCCTACTGGCTGGGAAGAAGCATATACTTTTGAAGGTGCAAGATACTATATAAA